The Mycolicibacterium brumae DNA window CCCCGGCGGACCGATCAGCGAGGCGGACATCCTCTGGGATCTGGCCAGCCGGCTGGAAGGCCGGATGACCGCGATCGGGATGGAGACGTTCCTGTCCCGGCCGGGCAGCCACAGCCCCGCCGACGCCGAACGCGCCGCGTTCGCCAACGACATCGGCGCGGACATCATGATCAGCCTGCGCTGCGACGGACAGACCAGCCCGAACCCCAACGGCGTCGCCTGCTACTACTTCGGCAACTCGCACGGTTCGGTGTCCACGATCGGACGGAACCTCGCCGACTTCATCCAGCGAGAAGTTGTGGCGCGCACCGGTTTACGGGATTGCCGCACCCACGGCCGGACCTGGGATCTGTTGCGGCTGACCCGGATGCCCACCGTTCAGGTGGACGTCGGCTACCTGACCAACCCGCGGGACCGTGCCCTGCTGGTCACCCCGCAGACCCGCGACGCGGTCGCCGAGGGCATCCTCGCGGCGGTGAAGCGGCTCTACCTGCTGGGCAAGAACGATCGGCCGACCGGAACGTTCACCTTCGCCGAGCTGCTGGCCCACGAGATGTCCGTGGAGCAGGCCGGCCGGGTCACTCGCCCCTGACCGTCCCCCGGTCACCGGCCGTGGCGCCTGCCATCGCCGCGCCGACCGGCTGCTCCAGCCGCGCGCTGTCCAGCAACCTTTCCAGGGCGGCCTCGACCTCGGCCTTCCAGCCCAGCTCCCTATCCAGCTCCAGGCGCAGTCGCGGGAAGTACGGGTGTGGGGACACCACGGTGAACCCCACGCCGATGAGGAACTCCGCGCCGATCATGCAGTGGCCGAAGGCGCAGTCCCCCAGCGCGAGCACCGCGTCGGCGTCGGCGTCGGTCAGTCCGGCCGGGTCGATCTCGGTGGCCGCGGCGGTGCGCCCGAACGCTTCCAGGGCCCGCACCCCGCGTCGTTTGGCGGCGGTGACGACGGCGACGATCAGATCCTCGGCCAGCCCCTCGGGCTGGCCCGGCTCGACACCCATCGATGTGAGCAGGACCGCGTCGGCGCTCACCGGTCCGGTCGGGAATCGTTGCGCGCGCGGCACCGCATAGGGCGGGGCGTAGAGCGCGTAGCCGGTGCACGGCGGCGCTTCCCCGTCGGCCGCCTCGCCGTGCGGGACGGCGATGTGCCCGCAGGAGCCCCACTCGAGCATGACCATCGAGAGCCAGGCTTCCTTTTCGAACTCCGGATCGCTGAGGTGCTCATCGGCGGGGATGGTCTGCGGGTCGACTTCCCAGAAGACACATCGCCGCGCGTGTTTGGGAAGCTGCTCGAACCCCTCGAGTCCCAACGGAACGATGCGAGCCGACACCAGAATTCCCAGCCTCTCCATGATCGTCACAGTGACGCAATGCGCCAGTATGACCGGACCTACCCTCGCAGCGGCGTTATTGCCGTGTTTGGTCCATCAGTTCGACGATCCGTTGCAGATCGTCGACCGAACCGAACTCGACGACAATCTTGCCTTTGCGCTTACCGAGGCTCACGGTGACCCGGGTGTCGAAGGCGCCCGACAACCGTTCGGCGACGTCCTGCAGCCCCGGCATGTGAATGGGATTCCGGCGCTTCGGCGGCGGCGCGGCGGGACCGGCCTGATTCGCCAACGTGACGGCCTCTTCGGTCGCCCGGACCGAGAGACCCTCGGCGACGATCCGCGCGGCGAGCTCCTCCTGGGCCTCCGGCCCGGCCTCGAGCGCCAGTAGGGCGCGGGCGTGGCCGGCCGAGACAACGCCGGCGGCCACCCGGCGCTGAACCGGGATCGGCAGTCGCAGCAGCCGGATCATATTGCTGATCACGGGGCGGGACCGACCGATCCGGGACGCGAGTTCCTCGTGGGTGACCTCGAACTCCTCCAACAGCTGCTGGTAGGCCGCCGCCTCTTCGAGGGGGTTGAGCTGGGCGCGATGAATGTTCTCCAGCAGCGCGTCGCGGAGCATGCTGTCGTCGGAGGTCTCCCGGACGATCGCCGGGATGGTCTCCAGGCCGACGGCCTGGGTCGCGCGCCAGCGCCGCTCCCCCATCACGATCTCGTACCGGATCGGCGCCGGGACGGTAGCCGCCTCGGCCGCCGGAATCTCCCGCACGACGATCGGCTGCATCACGCCGAACTCGCGGATGGAGTGCTGCAGTTCGGCCAATGCCTCGTCGTCGAAGACCTGTCGCGGCTGCTTGGGGTTGGGCCGGATGGTCGCCGGGTCCAGTTCCCGGTACACCGCGCCGACGTCATTGGCTTCGGCGGCCTCGGCTGCGGCGCCCAACCGGGCGGCTTCGGCGACCGGCCCGCCGATGACGACATCGGCCGCCGCGGCGCCCAGTCGGGGCCCGTTCGTCGGTGATTCGACGCCGTCGGCCGGCCCGGTCGGGATCAACGACGCCAGACCCCGCCCCAGGCCGCCCTTGCGTCGTGTTGGGTTGCTCATGCCCGTCCCTTTCCCTGCTCGGTTCCGATCCGCTCGGCGAGTTCGCGGCCGGCGTCGAGATAACTCATCGCCCCCCGGGAACCGGGGTCGTAGTCGATGATGGTCATGCTGTAGCCCGGCGCCTCAGAGACCTTCACACTGCGCGGGATCATCGTCTTGAGCACCTTGTCGCCGAAGTAGCGCCGGACTTCCATCGCCACCTGGTCGGCCAGTTTGGTGCGGCCGTCATACATGGTCAGCAGCACGGTGCTGACGTCCAGCGCCGGGTTCAAGTGCGCCTTGACCAGATTGATGTTGTTCGTCAATTGGGAGACGCCCTCCAGCGCGTAGTACTCGCACTGGATCGGGATGAGCACTTCCCGCGCCGCCACCAAGGCGTTCAGGGTGAGCAGCCCCAGCGACGGCGGGCAGTCGATGAAGACGTAGTCGAACTCCGCCCCGGCCAGGTCGTCGATCGCCCGCTTGAGCCGGTTCTCCCGGGCCACCATGCTGACGAGTTCGATCTCGGCCCCGGCCAGGTCGATCGTGGCCGGCACGCAGAACAGATTCGGATTGTGCGGGCTCTGCCGGATCGCTTCGCGGATCGGCATCTCGCCGAGCAGCACTTCGTACGACGACGGGGTGCCGGCCTGGCGACGGTCGATGCCGAGCGCGGTGCTGGCGTTGCCCTGTGGGTCGAGATCGATCACCAGCGTCCGCAATCCGTGCAGCGCCAGGGCGGCCGCCAGATTCACCGCGGTCGTGGTCTTGCCGACCCCGCCCTTCTGATTCGCGACGGTGAACACGCGGGTGTGCGGCGGCCGCGGCAGTCGCTGGTTCTTGTGCAACACCTGGGTGGCCCGTGACGCCGCGGCGAAGATCGGGGTGTCCAAATCCGCCTCCGGGGTCCACGTTTCACGTGAAACATTCGCCGGGTTCTCCGGACCGTCTTGGTCTGGTCGGCTGTCCGCCGCGTTCATCGGTGTCTCCTCGTCCCTCTGGACCGTTTATTCGGGGCCGTCTTCCGGGCCCCTCGCCGAGCGACCACGACCGTGGTCGGCGGGTCTAGGTATTGCGTTCCGCACTGAATGACCGTGGGATCGAGTGCGCCGACCGCCGCCATTGCGGAGCGATGCTCGTCCACCTCCTGCACGGCCCGCTCCCCCTTGATGGCCAGCATCCGACCGCCCCCACGGAGCAGCGGGATGCACCAGCCGCTGAGTTTATCCAGGGAAGCCACCGCACGGGAAGTCGCGGCGTCAAATGGGTCCGCGAGCTCGACCGCCTCCTGCGCGCGAGCTCTCAGCACGGTGGCGTTCAGTCCGAGCTCCGCGACAACCTCTTCCAGGAACACCGTTCGGCGCGCCAGCGGCTCGATCAGAACCACCGCGATATCCGGGCGGGCGATCGCCAGCGGTATCCCCGGAAGGCCGGCGCCGCTCCCGACATCCGCCACCCGTTCGTCCGGTTCGAACAGCTCCGCAATCGCCGCGCTGTTCAGAATGTGACGGTCCCAAAGCCGGTCCGCCTCGCGCGGACCAATGAGGCCGCGCTCCACACCATCGGTTGCCAAACGCTCCGCGTACCGCTGGGCCAACGGCAGCCGCTCCCCGAAGAGCTCCCCCGCGGCGTCGGTCTGATCATGTTTCACGTGAAACGCCTCCATTGGGTCCGAGAGAAAGGGGCACGCGGACCGCGCCATCGAAATGGCCGCCGCGACTGAAGTGGGGACGAAGCTCGTCGCTGGGGAGTGGGCGCTCGGGTGCGCCAACCGTCACCGGCTCCATGGAGCGTTTCACGTGAAACATCAGTCGTCGGCGTACGGGGCCGGTAGACCCGGTTGCTTCCGCAGTCGGAATTCGCGCCCGGGCCCGGCCGACGGTCGCGAACCGATCACCGTGGACCGAACCAGCGACTATCACTCTCCCCCGCACAGGCAATCCCGTTGGGGCTTGCACCGTCAACGCCGCTGCTGTCCATCCGCCGCCGCGCGACAACGTGTCCGCGGCATCGGCGGAGGCAGCCCATGACCGCCGGCCGATGTCGCCCGCGGGCTCCCCAGGCCGACGCGCTCTCATCGACTCCGGGCTCGCACCCAAGGGCGGCCGCGTCCACAACCCGGAGCGGACGCTCTCGGGGTGGGCGTCGAAGCCCGTCGGATCAACCTTCATCCGACTTCCTCCTCCAAGGCCCACAAGCACCTCTGCCATGTTCCGCGGACGCCGCCGACATGTCCATCCCGCGGACCGCGCCACGCCCGAAAAGAATTCGCCGCCCCGGTCCGGCTGCTCATGTTTCACGTGAAACAACCGGTCCGCGACGGCAAACTACACCTATGTGATTAAGGGTCACTCCGCGAGGATGACGACCCGGCGCGCGGGCTCAACGCCTTCGCTCTCACTTCGAACGCCATCGATCCCGGCGACGGCGTCGTGAACGATCTTGCGTTCAAACGGCGTCATCGGAGCGAGCCGCTCACGCTCACCGGTCTCCAGCACCCGATGGGACAGCTTCTCGCCCAGCGCCGCCAACTCCTCGCGCCGGCGACGACGCCAGCTCGCGACATCGAGCATCAGCCGGCTGCGCTCGCCGGTCTTCTGATGCACCGCCAACCGGGTCAGCTCCTGCAGCGCGTCGAGGACCTCGCCCTTGCGCCCGACCAGCTTCACCAGATCGTCGCCGCCGTCGATGCTCACGACCGCGCGGTTGCCCTCGACGTCGAGGTCGATATCCCCGTCGAAGTCCAGCAGATCCAGTAGCTCCTCCAGGTAGTCGCCGGCGATTTCGCCTTCGGCGACCAGGCGGTCCTCCAGCTCGGCGGGCTTGTCCTCGCCCGCCTGCTCGCTGGTCTCCGCACCCTGTTCGGTGGTCTCGATATCAGTCATCATTTGGTCCCATCCCTTCACAGATCTACACGGCCACAGCTACGGCCCGGCCGCACCGGCCATCTCGCTACCCGGCTCGGGTCAACGTTTGCGTTTCTTCTTCTTCGGTCTGGCGCCCGGGCGCGGAACGGAGTTCGACGGTCGCGGGGCAGCGGCGGGCGGGGCAGCGGCTCCCCCGTCGGGCTCGGCCTCCGTGCCGGTCGACGTCGTCTCCTCCACCGCCTCCGAGGACTCCGCGGGATCTTCCGCGGCATTCTTGCGGGCCCGTTTGGGCTTGGCGCCGGGCGCGGGCGCGTTGGCGGAACGACGAGCCAGCTGCTCCTGCTTCTTGGCCTCTTCTTCTTCTTCGATCTTGCCGAACACGTAGTGCTGCTGACCGAAGGTCCAGACGTTGTTGGCGAACCAGTACAGGATGATCGCCAGCGGCAGGAACGGGCCGCCGACCACGACGCCGAGCGGGAACACATACAACGCCAGCTTGTTCATGATCGCGGTCTGCGGATTGGCCGCAGCCTCGGGGCTCTGCCGGCTGATCGACGCGCGGCTGTTGAAGTAGGTCGCGACGCCGGCGGCCAGCATGACCGGGATGCCCACCGCGATCAGCGCCGGACGGCTGAAGGCGCCGAACTGGGTGAAGGCCTCCAGACCGGTGGTCTGCGTCATATAGGCGCCCAGCGGAGCGCCGAAGAAGTTCGCGTCCAGGAAGTGCCCGACGTCGACCGCGCTGAAGAAGTAGTTCGGCAGCGAGCGGTTCTCTTCGACCGACAGGCTCAGGTGCCCGATGCCGAAGCCACCGGTGCGGTTGAACGAGCGCAACACATGGAACAGGCCGATGAACACCGGCACCTGCGCCAGCATCGGCAAGCAGCCCAGCAGCGGATTGAAGTTGTGCTCGCGCTGCAGCTTCTGCATCTCCAGCGCCATCCGCTGGCGGTCCTTGCCGTACTTCTTCTGCAGCGCCTTGATCTGTGGCTGCAACTCCTGCATCTGCCGGGTGGTCCGGATCTGCTTCACGAACGGCTTGTACAGCAGAGCACGCAAGGTGAAGACCAGGAAGACCACCGCCAGCGCCCAGGCGAAGAAGTTCGACGGCCCCAGCAGGAAGCCGAACAGCTTGTACCAGAGCCACATGATCCCGGAGACCGGGTAATACACGTAGTCCAGACTGGCGAAGTTGAAACTAGACATGGAACTCGTTCCTGTCACCGGCGCACCGATGACCCTCGGGATGGGACGCCGCGACCGGTGGGATGGGATCCCAACCACCGCGGTGCCATGGACCGCACTTCAACAAACGAATGCTCGCCAGCCACGCGCCGCGGAACAGTCCGTGCGCAGTCAACGCTTCGACGGCGTACTGACTACAGGTGGGCGTGAATCGACAACTCGGCAAGCGCATCGGCGACACCATGTGCCGGTAGAGCTGGATGAGATAGATAAGGCCGCGCGCCACTCGATCGGTCATCGCCGACAACCCCGCGCGATGCCGGCGCCCAGTTGCCGACTCAGATCCTGTGACGGGGCCAGCGCGCTACTCGGCAGCGCGCGCACCACCACATTGTCCGCGGGGTGCAGATCATCGAGGAACTCGCGGACGCAGTGCCGCACCCGTCGCGACACCCGATGCCGCACCACGGCGTTGCCGACGGACTTGCCGACGATCAAGCCGACTCTCGGTCCGGGAGTCTCGGTTGAATCGATGCTGGCGCCGTGATGGAGGTACACCACGAGATCGGGTTGCACTGTCCGCTTACCGCTGCGGACGGTGCGACCGAACTCCGTGGATCTCGTCATCCGGTGCCGAGCTGGGAGCACAGTCCCCGCCTACCCGGCAGAGATCAAGCAGTCAGCGAACGACGGCCCTTGCCCCGCCGGGCGGACACGATGGCCCGTCCGGCACGCGTGCGCATCCGCAGCCGGAAGCCGTGCACACGTGCACGACGCCGGTTGTTCGGCTGGAAGGTCCGCTTGCCCTTGGCCACGGCTGTCTCTCCTCATTA harbors:
- the rsmG gene encoding 16S rRNA (guanine(527)-N(7))-methyltransferase RsmG — encoded protein: MKHDQTDAAGELFGERLPLAQRYAERLATDGVERGLIGPREADRLWDRHILNSAAIAELFEPDERVADVGSGAGLPGIPLAIARPDIAVVLIEPLARRTVFLEEVVAELGLNATVLRARAQEAVELADPFDAATSRAVASLDKLSGWCIPLLRGGGRMLAIKGERAVQEVDEHRSAMAAVGALDPTVIQCGTQYLDPPTTVVVARRGARKTAPNKRSRGTRRHR
- the yidD gene encoding membrane protein insertion efficiency factor YidD, translated to MTDRVARGLIYLIQLYRHMVSPMRLPSCRFTPTCSQYAVEALTAHGLFRGAWLASIRLLKCGPWHRGGWDPIPPVAASHPEGHRCAGDRNEFHV
- the rnpA gene encoding ribonuclease P protein component, with the translated sequence MLPARHRMTRSTEFGRTVRSGKRTVQPDLVVYLHHGASIDSTETPGPRVGLIVGKSVGNAVVRHRVSRRVRHCVREFLDDLHPADNVVVRALPSSALAPSQDLSRQLGAGIARGCRR
- a CDS encoding ParA family protein encodes the protein MNAADSRPDQDGPENPANVSRETWTPEADLDTPIFAAASRATQVLHKNQRLPRPPHTRVFTVANQKGGVGKTTTAVNLAAALALHGLRTLVIDLDPQGNASTALGIDRRQAGTPSSYEVLLGEMPIREAIRQSPHNPNLFCVPATIDLAGAEIELVSMVARENRLKRAIDDLAGAEFDYVFIDCPPSLGLLTLNALVAAREVLIPIQCEYYALEGVSQLTNNINLVKAHLNPALDVSTVLLTMYDGRTKLADQVAMEVRRYFGDKVLKTMIPRSVKVSEAPGYSMTIIDYDPGSRGAMSYLDAGRELAERIGTEQGKGRA
- a CDS encoding acetyltransferase; its protein translation is MSARIVPLGLEGFEQLPKHARRCVFWEVDPQTIPADEHLSDPEFEKEAWLSMVMLEWGSCGHIAVPHGEAADGEAPPCTGYALYAPPYAVPRAQRFPTGPVSADAVLLTSMGVEPGQPEGLAEDLIVAVVTAAKRRGVRALEAFGRTAAATEIDPAGLTDADADAVLALGDCAFGHCMIGAEFLIGVGFTVVSPHPYFPRLRLELDRELGWKAEVEAALERLLDSARLEQPVGAAMAGATAGDRGTVRGE
- a CDS encoding protein jag; amino-acid sequence: MTDIETTEQGAETSEQAGEDKPAELEDRLVAEGEIAGDYLEELLDLLDFDGDIDLDVEGNRAVVSIDGGDDLVKLVGRKGEVLDALQELTRLAVHQKTGERSRLMLDVASWRRRRREELAALGEKLSHRVLETGERERLAPMTPFERKIVHDAVAGIDGVRSESEGVEPARRVVILAE
- the rpmH gene encoding 50S ribosomal protein L34, which gives rise to MAKGKRTFQPNNRRRARVHGFRLRMRTRAGRAIVSARRGKGRRSLTA
- the yidC gene encoding membrane protein insertase YidC, giving the protein MSSFNFASLDYVYYPVSGIMWLWYKLFGFLLGPSNFFAWALAVVFLVFTLRALLYKPFVKQIRTTRQMQELQPQIKALQKKYGKDRQRMALEMQKLQREHNFNPLLGCLPMLAQVPVFIGLFHVLRSFNRTGGFGIGHLSLSVEENRSLPNYFFSAVDVGHFLDANFFGAPLGAYMTQTTGLEAFTQFGAFSRPALIAVGIPVMLAAGVATYFNSRASISRQSPEAAANPQTAIMNKLALYVFPLGVVVGGPFLPLAIILYWFANNVWTFGQQHYVFGKIEEEEEAKKQEQLARRSANAPAPGAKPKRARKNAAEDPAESSEAVEETTSTGTEAEPDGGAAAPPAAAPRPSNSVPRPGARPKKKKRKR
- a CDS encoding ParB/RepB/Spo0J family partition protein, with protein sequence MSNPTRRKGGLGRGLASLIPTGPADGVESPTNGPRLGAAAADVVIGGPVAEAARLGAAAEAAEANDVGAVYRELDPATIRPNPKQPRQVFDDEALAELQHSIREFGVMQPIVVREIPAAEAATVPAPIRYEIVMGERRWRATQAVGLETIPAIVRETSDDSMLRDALLENIHRAQLNPLEEAAAYQQLLEEFEVTHEELASRIGRSRPVISNMIRLLRLPIPVQRRVAAGVVSAGHARALLALEAGPEAQEELAARIVAEGLSVRATEEAVTLANQAGPAAPPPKRRNPIHMPGLQDVAERLSGAFDTRVTVSLGKRKGKIVVEFGSVDDLQRIVELMDQTRQ